A window of Diadema setosum chromosome 2, eeDiaSeto1, whole genome shotgun sequence contains these coding sequences:
- the LOC140239816 gene encoding transmembrane protein 168-like, translating into MPSVKYLTSHCLVLPFFVMKSLNVRCRLQLITILDGIILFASVCLGLYTCWQLTGDSTIILLTAFGLLIFSLSAILYYYFDLVDYTLSFTHLWFGCLLGIISFMDVNLDMTEPITKATNGLLITSLIVKVIRSFAERVSGQIGYTSRLLTTVEKYECVGFGIACMIKSSYMASLWLLVVALAFNIMSLRLKVACSIPILTLFILLSSTFFFQAVNILFNPFALSCFAGRLLIDPILDFYFCGLSVLERWNCIINRSHLVHRLILLLAITCQLLFLGLAGQATIIHEEWYFAIPAYAVFGILWISLHVVFVITAWGFIGKLRECNRAYHSISGETNKSLSVIMASRGLRYLTTISRRLVASALLSTLFLGAVMWQNHNAAFMAGWLIVLPMEGMLHGLLYELAGALGGTCTSYAVVGPSSFCRADGSAMPLPMSAAEEHSNRSMGLLNTIQRFFLYHMIDTYSCDFSTSGLTTDALDMKLRSFLSRATSDGPRFDTYFVYYSGHVHPNGDWALADNGILKFDSLLELWSSLDQQSGSRLIIMMDTRTSGDWPKRVQKDGDNFLAIQTSVLSKSTDPETGVTTSVGDFTKEWVDFNCTKETDITWHEQGRRIKASYAVSGRWGEFVFHQPTEAEMESHWQSNFPRATHPLIKLLQLPSALDVLSLCSSCLHCIRRWKLMWLPPKVINTGHGFKLVKS; encoded by the exons CTCGATGGTATTATTCTCTTTGCCTCTGTATGCCTCGGGCTGTACACCTGCTGGCAGCTGACCGGAGATTCCACCATCATCCTCCTGACGGCATTCGGTCTCCTCATCTTCTCCCTCTCCGCAATCCTCTACTACTACTTTGACCTCGTGGACTACACCTTGAGCTTCACACACCTCTGGTTTGGATGTCTGCTTGGCATCATCTCCTTCATGGATGTGAACCTGGACATGACTGAACCAATCACCAAGGCAACCAATGGACTTCTCATCACCAGCCTCATCGTCAAAGTTATCAGATCCTTTGCAGAGCGCGTGTCGGGCCAAATAGGCTACACTTCTCGCCTCCTGACAACCGTGGAAAAATATGAATGTGTAGGATTTGGAATAGCCTGCATGATTAAGTCTTCGTATATGGCAAGCTTATGGCTACTCGTGGTTGCACTGGCGTTCAACATCATGTCGCTCCGGTTAAAAGTGGCCTGTTCCATTCCTATCCTGACTCTCTTCATTCTCTTATCAAGCACCTTCTTCTTTCAAGCCGTCAACATTCTCTTCAACCCGTTTGCGCTGAGCTGCTTTGCTGGTCGCCTGCTTATTGATCCCATTCTCGATTTTTACTTCTGTGGGCTGTCGGTACTTGAGCGATGGAACTGCATCATTAATCGCAGTCATCTGGTGCACAGACTCATACTCCTGCTTGCCATCACATGTCAGCTCTTGTTCTTAGGGCTGGCTGGACAAGCTACCATTATCCATGAGGAGTGGTACTTCGCCATCCCTGCCTACGCAGTGTTTGGAATCCTCTGGATAAGTCTCCATGTGGTTTTCGTCATAACGGCGTGGGGCTTCATCGGCAAGCTCCGTGAATGCAACCGCGCGTACCACTCCATCAGCGGGGAGACCAACAAGAGCTTGAGCGTGATCATGGCCTCCCGGGGTCTGCGCTACCTCACCACCATCTCCCGGCGGCTGGTGGCGTCCGCCCTCCTCAGCACCCTGTTCCTTGGCGCCGTCATGTGGCAGAACCACAATGCTGCCTTTATGGCGGGCTGGCTTATCGTCCTGCCCATGGAGGGGATGCTGCACGGACTGCTGTACGAGCTGGCTGGAGCCCTGGGAGGCACCTGCACTTCCTATGCTGTGGTTGGTCCATCCTCATTCTGCAG GGCTGATGGGTCGGCGATGCCGCTGCCGATGAGTGCCGCTGAGGAGCACAGTAACCGCTCCATGGGTCTCCTGAACACTATCCAGCGCTTCTTCCTCTATCACATGATTGACACCTATAGCTGTGACTTCTCCACCAGTGGGCTGACCACGGACGCTCTGGACATGAAGCTGAGGAGCTTCTTATCTCGGGCCACCAGCGACGGACCGCGCTTTGACACCTACTTTGTGTACTACAGTGGTCATGTTCATCCCAATGGGGACTGGGCATTGGCAG ATAATGGAATATTAAAATTTGACAGTCTGTTGGAGCTATGGTCATCACTTGACCAGCAGAGTGGCTCAAGGCTCATCATAATGATGGACACGCGGACGAGTGGTGACTGGCCCAAGCGCGTCCAGAAAGACGGGGACAACTTCCTGGCGATACAGACCTCCGTCCTGAGCAAGTCGACGGATCCAGAGACAGGGGTCACGACCTCTGTGGGCGACTTCACCAAAGAGTGGGTCGACTTCAACTGCACCAAGGAGACTGACATCACGTGGCATGAGCAAGGGCGGCGTATCAAGGCTAGTTATGCGGTGTCAGGGCGCTGGGGGGAGTTTGTCTTCCACCAGCCCACGGAGGCTGAAATGGAGAGCCACTGGCAGAGCAACTTCCCGCGGGCCACGCACCCTCTCATCAAGCTCCTCCAGCTGCCCAGCGCCCTCGACGTCCTGTCTCTGTGCTCGTCATGCCTGCACTGCATACGGCGATGGAAGCTAATGTGGCTCCCACCCAAAGTGATCAACACCGGCCACGGTTTCAAGCTGGTCAAGTCGTAG